The sequence CAGGGCCGCGGTAGTGCTGATAGCGGCCCATGGCCGCGATGGTGGCCTGGTGCCGGACGGCGTCGCCTCCGGCCAGTCCTGCGATTCCGCACATCTGGTTCACCCCCGAGCGTGAAGTCGTGGTGCCTTGGCGGCGGCCGCCGCCGGGAGCCCGTTCCTGCGTCCCGGCGGCGGCCCAGGCCCTCATCACACCGGCCAGCGTGGAGCCCGGGGAGGGCTCGCAGGGGGGCTCACAACTCGCAATCCCGGTTCACCACGAGGTCGCGGGGCAATACCCTCGGTGACCCAACACACGGGCATCGCGCACGACTTTCCGTGCACCGCGAAGTACAACTCTTCGTGTCAAACACGGGTTCGTTTGCATGATGCCCAGAATCTGGTCAAGGGGGCAGGTCGTGGCATCGACCGTCCGCCGGAGCCTCCCGCCGAACGCGGACCTGGCCCGGCTCATCGAAGCCAGCGGCGCGAGCCATAAGTCCCTGGCTCTGCGCGTCAACCAGCTTGCCCAGACCGCCGGCCTGGAGACGGACTACTCGCATACCTCCGTCGCAAACTGGTGCCGACGAGGCATGACACCGAAGTGGCCGGTGCCCAAGCTCATCGCGCAGGCGCTCGCCGAACGGCTCGGCCGCCCCGTGGCCCTTAGCGAGATCGCAATGGGCGAAGCCGAGCCAGCAGATGCCGGTGTGGGGTTGGATTTCCCGCGGGACCGTGCCGATGCGGTCCGAGTGGCCACTTCGTTCTGGAGTTCCGTGAACCGCCGCGACTTCCTGACCGGACCCGGCTTCGCCGTGTCCGCGTTCACCACCCCCGTGACCCGCTGGCTGGTCACCCCCGCCGACGAAGCCGCCGACCACACCGGCGGCAAGCAGGTCGGCAGGGCCGACCTGGAAGAACTGCGCGACGCCGCCGACGAGGCCAGACGCTGGGACTCCAAATACGGCGGCGGCAACTGGAAAGCGAACTCCGTCACCGCCTGCCTGCACGAACGTGCCGCCCCGCTGCTGCAAGGCACCTTCTCCGACCCGGTGGGCCGCCAGCTGTTCTCCGTGACCGCCGAGCTGTCCCGGCTGGCCGGGTGGACCGCGTTCGACGTCGGGCAGCACGAAGCCGCCCAACGGCACTTCATCCAAGCCCTCCGCCTCGCCCGCGCGGGCGGAGACGTGCAGCTGGGTTGCTATGTGCTGACCACGATGGCCATGCAGGCCCTGATGCGGGGTTTCGTCAGTGAGGCGATCGACATGGCCCAGGGCGCCTTCGAGCGGGCCAAGGGGCAGGCCGCCCCGCGGGTGCTGGCGTTCACCAAGCTGATCGAGGCTCGTGCCCATGCCCGCGACAGGGCCGCCAGGGCCGCCTCACGGGCCTTGGCGGCCTCTGAGGACCTGCTGGGCCAGGCGGACGCCGTCAGCGGCTTGGAGCCCGCCTGGATCGACTTCTATCGCCATTCCCGCCTCTCCGCGGACGCCACGGAGGTCTTCCGTGACCTGAAGATCCCCAAAGCCGTCCTGGCCTGGGACCAGCAGGCCGCCGCCATGTCGTCGGGGGTGTTCACCCGCTCCGTGGGGATGCGCCTGTCGATCGTGGGAACCGCCCACCTCCAGGCCCGCGACCTCGACCACGGACTGCAGCTCGGACATCGTTCTGTTGACATCCTCACCCGCGTCCAGTCCTCCCGGGCCAAGGACTACGTCCGCGAATTCAACGCAGCCCTCGGCCCGTGGCGGCGCGAGCCGGCTGTTTGTGAGTTCCTCCACCGCACCCGGACTGAACTCGGCGTCGCCGCCTGAGCCTCCACCATGCTCCCCCCTTCTCGAGGGGGGGAAGAACGGCTGGACGTCCCAGTCGCGTATGACTCCGTCGTGCACCATCGCGTACGGACTTATGTGCTCAGCCGTCCGTTCGAGCCGGATGGCCCCGCGGGTAGCGGAATCAGGTGGTGGGGCGGAACGGAATGACGTTGTCGGGGGCAGGGGCGGGTTCCTCCGACGCGCCGTTGCCCTGAGTGAGGACAGCGCTGGCCAGGGTCAGGCGAGTCACCACCTCGCGGAGCTCGTCGATCTCGGCCTTCTGGTTCGAGATGGTCTTCTTGAGCTTGGCGACCGTCGCCCGGAGCTGCTTCTCGGGCTCCGGGACCTGCTGGGTTTCGTTGCGGACCCGTTCGTAGAACTCGTTCTTCAGATCCGCGTGCCGCTTCTGGAGGGCCATGCGGTGGACTCCGGCCTCGGCGGCGAGCGCGACCACGGTCAAGCTGCCGTTGGAGGCGGTGGCCTGTCCGGCCAGGAGCCGGTCCATGGCCTCGCGGATGCGGGTGCGTTCGTCGTGGTGCTGCTCGTTCATGTCAGGGCCTCGGCGGTCTGGGCGGTGGCGTCGTGGGTGTCGGCTGTGGCGCGGAGTTTGTCGGCGTTGGACCGGAGGCGCTTGCCGAGCGGGCCGGGCGTTGAGGTGGCCAGCTGGTCGATCTCGTCGGCCCGCTGCCGCAGCTGGCGTGCGTGGGAGTCGGTGCGGACGGTGTTGCCGCAGCCGGACTGGCATGCGTATTGCCTCGGAGCCGTGGCGCCCGGCTCGGGTTCGCAGAGCGCGTTGTCGCGCTTGAATGCGCAGATCAGGAACGCGTCGGCGTTGTCATAGAGCACGACGCCGTCCCGGGCGAGGAACTTGGCGGCCTTCTTCGCGAACGTGCGGGGGACGATGCGGCCTTCGAAGCGGGGGGTGGTAGCGGCGGCGGTGACGGCTCTGCGGGCGGCGGGACCGGAGATCTTCTCCCCGTCGGCAAGACGGTCGCGCAGGTGGGCGGCAGTGTCCGCTGCGGCCAGGGCCGTCTCGACGTCGAGGACGCCGTGGATTCCGGGGCGGCTGCGGGAGCCGTAGGCGCTGGAGGTGCGGGCATCCAGGACCGTGCGCATGTGCCCGTACTGAATGGCGAGCGCGATCAGCCCGCCGGGACGGCGGGCAACGTGCCAAGCCAGGGTTCGCCTGAACCGGGCCATTCCGATCGCGCCATGCGGGTCCTCGGGGATGACCTGCTCGGGCAGACCCTGGGCCTCGGCCTCGCGGTTCACCCAGGCCACAAAATCCTCGATCCGCTTGTTCAACCCGGCCTTCTTGAGGGCGCCGTGGTGACTGCGTTGCGCGGTGAAGTCGTGGTGGCTGGCGCTGAGGAGGAGCTCTCCGTCGGGCACCATCCGTTCCAGGACGCGGATAGCGTGGACAACCGGGGCGATGGCAACCCAGGGAACGCCGCGTACTTCACCGACGGAGACGTGGTTGCCGTCATCGTCGGTGACGTTTTTGTAGTGGTGGCTGCGGATCAGGTGCCGCCCAGAGGTGCCGTCAGTGCTCGGGTCGGGGCAGCAGCCGGAGCGCAGGCCCTGCATTACTGGCGGGAGGGGGTTATTCCGACCGTGCACTATTCCCCGATATCGCTCGCCCCGACTGATGACACTGAGTATGTGACGCCCGGGGCTCTGGGCTCTACCAGGGGTGGACGGATCCCAGGGGACGAATCAACGAGGAGGCATCCTGCGGCGGCCGCCTTCCCCAGAGCAGTTGCCGCCGGGTGGCCCGGCGGCAGGCTCGGCCGGGTCACCCCGCTGTCAGCGAGTGTCGGTACGTTTTTCGAGGCGGGTGCCGTGGCGAAGGGTGATCGACATCAGGTCGCCGGGGGCGTCCAGCTCCAGGCGGTGCCAGCGGCCACGGGGGACGATCACGGCGGTGCCTGGCTGCAACTGCACCATGTCCTCGGTGTCGTCGGGCCTGGCGGGACGGAAGTAGAGGCGGACACCGCCGGTCAGGCAGCACACCGCCTCCTCGGCATGCGGGTGCATCTCCCAGTGGTCGGCGTGTACGTCGGCGTCGGTCTCCACGTGGAATGTCGCGAGCTGCCAGGCGCCGGAGTTGCTGTTCGTCATCTGCCGTTCGGCGGCTTGGACATCGCCGTCGGGGTGGATGTGCAGCGCCGAGGCGAACAGGTCGATGGGTGAGGGGGGCGTTGTCGTCATGACGGCGTTCCTTCCAGTCG is a genomic window of Streptomyces gilvosporeus containing:
- a CDS encoding cupin domain-containing protein — encoded protein: MTTTPPSPIDLFASALHIHPDGDVQAAERQMTNSNSGAWQLATFHVETDADVHADHWEMHPHAEEAVCCLTGGVRLYFRPARPDDTEDMVQLQPGTAVIVPRGRWHRLELDAPGDLMSITLRHGTRLEKRTDTR
- a CDS encoding sporulation protein; translated protein: MASTVRRSLPPNADLARLIEASGASHKSLALRVNQLAQTAGLETDYSHTSVANWCRRGMTPKWPVPKLIAQALAERLGRPVALSEIAMGEAEPADAGVGLDFPRDRADAVRVATSFWSSVNRRDFLTGPGFAVSAFTTPVTRWLVTPADEAADHTGGKQVGRADLEELRDAADEARRWDSKYGGGNWKANSVTACLHERAAPLLQGTFSDPVGRQLFSVTAELSRLAGWTAFDVGQHEAAQRHFIQALRLARAGGDVQLGCYVLTTMAMQALMRGFVSEAIDMAQGAFERAKGQAAPRVLAFTKLIEARAHARDRAARAASRALAASEDLLGQADAVSGLEPAWIDFYRHSRLSADATEVFRDLKIPKAVLAWDQQAAAMSSGVFTRSVGMRLSIVGTAHLQARDLDHGLQLGHRSVDILTRVQSSRAKDYVREFNAALGPWRREPAVCEFLHRTRTELGVAA